One Halolamina litorea genomic window carries:
- a CDS encoding DUF6684 family protein, whose amino-acid sequence MARGLDKHTLADLTVNFVPLVIMALFGGLFLLYSPWGRLGLASAIQFGLLVVLGVLLLWVSLKSGAAVADGDPDADAE is encoded by the coding sequence ATGGCTCGGGGCCTGGACAAACACACGCTGGCTGACCTGACAGTCAACTTCGTGCCGCTGGTGATCATGGCGCTGTTCGGCGGCCTGTTCCTGCTGTACAGCCCGTGGGGCCGACTCGGGCTGGCGTCGGCCATCCAGTTCGGTCTCCTCGTCGTCCTCGGCGTGCTCCTGTTGTGGGTCTCGCTCAAGAGCGGCGCCGCAGTCGCCGACGGCGACCCCGACGCTGACGCGGAATGA
- a CDS encoding DUF7541 family protein: MATNSTPWPLALALGLAMAELGVFLGFAAIAAPGVVFFTVSLAGAIDEAGYGRSRPFLLAVVAAAVALLGVVAAAVALPIRGYSMVIGAVAVLPLAVLDHRR, translated from the coding sequence GTGGCGACCAACTCGACGCCGTGGCCGCTCGCGCTCGCGCTCGGGCTGGCGATGGCTGAACTCGGCGTCTTCCTCGGCTTCGCGGCGATCGCGGCGCCCGGCGTCGTCTTCTTCACCGTCAGCCTCGCCGGCGCCATCGACGAGGCGGGCTACGGCCGATCACGCCCGTTCTTACTGGCCGTCGTCGCCGCGGCCGTCGCGCTGCTCGGCGTCGTCGCCGCGGCCGTCGCGCTGCCGATCCGTGGCTACTCGATGGTCATCGGCGCCGTCGCGGTGCTCCCGCTCGCAGTCCTCGACCATCGGCGCTGA